The region ACGCCTTTGTATTTTTCATCAAGGGCTCTTTCGATCTTTGCCCTGAAGGCTTCATTATTTTTCAAAGCAGTGTCTGCTCTTGAAAGATTGTGTGAGCATATACTGCACGGGATCACAAGGTCAAGACCTGTTTTCTGGGCTTTGAAGTTGTTGCGTGCGGACAGACCCATCGATAATTCTTTATCAAATATGGCTTCAAGTGCGCCGCAGCAGTTCCAGTCATCGATCTCGACAAGATCAACGCCTGCTGCCTTACAAACAGCCTTTGTGGAAGCATCGTATTCGCGCGCTGTGCCATGAAGCGTGCATCCGGGATAATAAGCAAGCTTCATTTCTTCTCCACTTCCTCAAAAATGCGCTTTATTTCTTTTGTTCCTTTAATCTTATGGGGCAGGATACTCAATTTTCTCTTTTTGAATAATTCAAATCCCATAGGAGCATACCCGATTGCTCCTCCGATACCTTTTGTTTTAAGCATGAATGTGCCGCTGACCCCTGCTTCATACCATTTGCCATTACTTTTTACAGAATCAATAAACAGATGATCGAACAGTGGTTTTTCATTTGTGAGCTTAATTTTCCCGGCTTTTGCCTCGCGCTGGGCTATCGCCCTTATTGCTCCTATCACTTCGGTTATTTTAACATCCTGCGGGCAGCGTTCATAGCAGATATAACATGAGGCGCAGAGCCACAACGAATCATCGGTCAGGACTTCCTTTCTCATTCCAAGAAGGGCTTTCCGGATTATCATGCGCGGATTATATGTTTTATCTATTTCCATAACCGGGCAGCCAACCGTACAACCTGTACAGTTAAAGCATTTCTTTATATTTTCACCGCCTGGTTCATTTGATATCTCATATTTGAAATTCGGATCAAGATCGCTTGATTTAATCATTTTCCCGCCTCCAGTTGTCTTGCGAGGAATACGCTAAGGTCAACAACATCAAAATCATACTTCTTTACCGCATCTTTTTCACTCTTCAGGCAATTAAAATGAGCAAGGCATTTTGAACATGTGGTGATAAGGGTCTTTGCGCCTGTTGCCTCAGCCTCATTCATCCTTGCAATCCGAAGCGCTTTTGTCTGCTCATTGCAGTTCATGAAATTGCTCACACCGCAGCACAGGGCTTTTTCCTTTGAATGCTCCATCTCTTTTAGCGTGACACCGTTTGAGACGAGCGCTTTTCGCGGCGCATCAAATTCTCCCATGTGCCTTCCCAGCCTGCAAGGGTCATGATATGTAACATCAGCATTGATATTCAATCCCAGTTTATCCCAGAGCTGTGATGTATGAACTACTTTTATCCCCAGGTCATAATCCTTTGAAAAAGTGCGGTAGCATTCGGCGCAGCTTGTTACAAGGGTATCTATACCGCTTTCCTTTATGTAATTTTTATTATATGCCTTAAGGCCATCAAAGGCATCTTTTTTTCCCTGCCAGAGGACATCATGGCCGCAGCATTTCATATTCAGGACCTGGGGTTTCATACCCAGTTTTTCAAGGAGCCTGACAGATGAAGTTGTTATTTCCCCGAAATTGGTTTTGACATCATGCAGGAATAAATCAAGTGAGTCCACGCAGCCGGGAAAGTATCCGATTTTTGAATCGCCGGATTTAGCAGTAATATTAGCAGCAGTGTTCCCATTGAGTTTTGAACTCAACTCAGCAAGCTCAGTGAACACGCCAAGATGCGCAATAGAAAGAGGCTGTTTTCCCTGCCGTTCGTCCCTGATAAAACCCAGGAAATCCACCTGCTGGGGACATTCCTGCGGACATAATCCGCATGTCAGGCATGTCCAGAGATCCTGTGTCTCAAGCCCATAGATATTAGCATTGTAAATGGAGCTTCGAGGAGATGTTCTTGACACTCGCCGCATGGGGCATATGGATGTGCATTTACCACACTGATAACATGATTGTGCGTTACTCATTTTGTACCCATCAGATTTAATTTGTTTGTAACGTTTTTTTATATTGAGAGGGATTGATTGGTTTTAAATCTTTCTATTTTTAACGATGCAGAGATGAATTATTATTAATACAACTTCATTATTAATAATGGAGCATAATTATTAATCATGTTACTTTACTCTGGAACATATCAATAATTGCGCTGAATGTGCAATGCAGCTTATCAGTTGTTTTTCTCCTGCTTTGTCGGGTCATATTTACAATTCATGTAAATGATATGTACAGTAATAAAGATTTTGGTTCGTATTAATACGAATGAAATGATTGATTATGATAAAAGTGGGGGATAGAGGGAGTCAGGATAAATTATAAACTCTTGGAAGTGAGATAATAAACTAATGGAAATTTTGCATAGAATTATAAAATGATAAACAGGTGACTATATGGCGATTCTGGATAGTTTCAATATCAATATCACGGACATCCTGTGGATACTCATATTTATTTCATTCTTTATACCTGTATTACAAAAGCGGATACTTCTGTCAAAGCGTCAGATGATCATGCGTTCTATTGAGACAAAACGCAATAGCCGCGTAATCAGTATGATACACAGGCAGGAAGTCATGAGCTTCTTCGGATTTCCGCTTGCCCGGTACATAGATATTGAGGATTCTGAGGCCATACTTCGGGCTATACGCATGACACCGCCTGATATGCAAATCGACCTTGTTCTGCATACGCCGGGCGGACTTGTGCTTGCTGCTGAGCAGATAGCCTGCGCCCTTAAACGCCACAAAGGAAAAGTAACTGTTTTTATCCCTCATTATGCAATGTCCGGCGGTTCCCTGATAGCTATGGCAGCCGATGAGATTGTCATGGACCCAAATGCAGTCCTGGGCCCGGTCGATCCGCAGCTTGGCGGGCCGCAGGGGTACTATCCCGCGGTTTCAATCCTGAAGGCACTGGAGCAGCCAAATCCTAACAGGAATGACCAGACGCTCATTCTTGGTGATGTGGCAAAAAAGGCTATTGACCAGGTATATAATGCAGTATATTCCCTGCTGCTTGAACACAATACTCCTGAAAAAGCCTCAGAACTTGCAAGGATGCTCAGCGAAGGACGGTGGACGCATGATTATCCGATTGATTTTGAGCAGGCAAAAGAACTGGGTTTGCCGGTCAATGACCAGATGCCCATGGAAGTCTATGAACTCATGGAACTATACCAGCAATCGGGCATGCGCCGACCTTCTGTTGAGTTCATTCCCACCCCATATATGCCACATGTTCCGCCTGGCAAGGGAAAGTGAACCATTACAGGATTCACGATCTGCAGATAATCTTCATAACGTTGGGGTATAAGCGTAGAGAAAAATACTGGATCACTGAAAATTTACTCAACACAGCATATTCTCATCCACATGGTATGCCCTCATACTCACAGCAAACGGCAATTTGAATCCGCGGGACAGGAACTTTACTGCATCCCTATTTGCCTGCTTCTCATTTCCAAATATAATCGTTTATTTTCAGGATAGGTTCAATTTATCCGCGCCTCCGGCACGAGATAGCAAGCAAGATCGCCAGCGTAAACACCACTGAAGGAAACGGCGTCTCTTTCGCCGGAGCGCCAGTTCCTGTTATTTCCGGCGCGGGAGTCGTGGCGGCGCCGGAGTACTGCTCATCGAGGATGTAGGGGTTAGCGATGGTGAATTGGATGGTTTTATCATTCATTCCTTTATTGAATTGAACCACTATGTTTATAGGTGCGTTTCCGCCTTTCCAAGCTCCATTAGGGACTAATTTCCAAGTATATGTTTTTGACCAACCAGATTCTATATTCATGTTTGTTAGCCATTCTTCCTCTTGACTTGGTCCACTTAAAACATCAAAAGCCTTAGTTACTCCTGGTTCTTTCAATTTTAATGAAGTGTCGCCTTTAATTTTTGAAATTACTTCAACCTTTACCTCAATAGGTTGTCCAATTTTAAGTTTAATGCCATTTATTGTTTCTACAGTAGCATTTTGTCCGTTAAACCATGCTCTAACGATACCATATTCATTTTCTTCAGCTGATGCTATTTGAATAACCAAAAATAAAACTATTAAAAAAAACAATATTGATATTCTAATTTTCATTATATCACCTTAAATCCCGGGGACTCTTCGATAATATCTCCCTCTTTATCTCCTATTCCTGCTAATTTACCCGGCGGTACGATGATGAAGGTTCCTGTA is a window of Candidatus Methanoperedens sp. DNA encoding:
- a CDS encoding (Fe-S)-binding protein, translating into MSNAQSCYQCGKCTSICPMRRVSRTSPRSSIYNANIYGLETQDLWTCLTCGLCPQECPQQVDFLGFIRDERQGKQPLSIAHLGVFTELAELSSKLNGNTAANITAKSGDSKIGYFPGCVDSLDLFLHDVKTNFGEITTSSVRLLEKLGMKPQVLNMKCCGHDVLWQGKKDAFDGLKAYNKNYIKESGIDTLVTSCAECYRTFSKDYDLGIKVVHTSQLWDKLGLNINADVTYHDPCRLGRHMGEFDAPRKALVSNGVTLKEMEHSKEKALCCGVSNFMNCNEQTKALRIARMNEAEATGAKTLITTCSKCLAHFNCLKSEKDAVKKYDFDVVDLSVFLARQLEAGK
- a CDS encoding sarcinarray family MAST domain-containing protein — translated: MKIRISILFFLIVLFLVIQIASAEENEYGIVRAWFNGQNATVETINGIKLKIGQPIEVKVEVISKIKGDTSLKLKEPGVTKAFDVLSGPSQEEEWLTNMNIESGWSKTYTWKLVPNGAWKGGNAPINIVVQFNKGMNDKTIQFTIANPYILDEQYSGAATTPAPEITGTGAPAKETPFPSVVFTLAILLAISCRRRG
- a CDS encoding heterodisulfide reductase subunit C, which gives rise to MIKSSDLDPNFKYEISNEPGGENIKKCFNCTGCTVGCPVMEIDKTYNPRMIIRKALLGMRKEVLTDDSLWLCASCYICYERCPQDVKITEVIGAIRAIAQREAKAGKIKLTNEKPLFDHLFIDSVKSNGKWYEAGVSGTFMLKTKGIGGAIGYAPMGFELFKKRKLSILPHKIKGTKEIKRIFEEVEKK